TTCATGGTGCTTATAGATTTTGATGGGAACTTTTAGTGTTAGACTAATTtcatgaaaaattttatttgtaattttttggaatATGTAATTGTAATATAAATGGTGGTAATGAGGACCGAAGGTTAAAGCCATTGTTTACTATGTAAAATTAGAGATCTCAATTAAGCAAGGCTTAAGGCTCGGTTACGACAAAAACCCTCTATAGACTCTCAGTAGATTGAGGCTCAGTTATGGAATTTTTGAGATTTGCTTTAGGTTTGCTACGTTGTAGTCATTTTGAGCCCAAACCCTGCTTCTATAAAAATCCTATTTAATCAACCTTAATCTCGTGAGAAGGAACAtgaccacccaaaaaaaaaaatcctagagagCACTATTCTTTGTCTTCCAACCCCTCCCATTGAACATCTAAAGATGTTTGTTAGAGTTGTTGAAACCATAAATTCTATTGCAAATCTTGAAGAAGCCTAAGAGTGACCCAAATATCAATTTTGCGGTTGGCGAATTGACTTGTGGCATCAAATAACTATGAATACATAAGACAGTAGTCTACAGTTACAAATAAAAGTGGGGAGCTCCAATCCGCGATGTCTAATTACTTGTACGGGAAGTCTAATAAGTGTAGTCTACATCACACCAATCGTTATAGTGGATTTGATGAGTTAGGCTTGACCTAGAGTGTTTTGATTTTCCCTTTGTGAACAGTTCCTTAACTTTGTTGTGTGAGTTGTTCAtgcaattattaattttatacttAATTATCCATGATCCATATTGTGcttgaaatttataattaacTACCCAGACTTACTAATtgcaaaattattaaagtcaatAATAAGCCAATTTAAGGAGCTAAAACGTTttagtaacaaaaatatatatatattttttttatacaagatagaaattatactctaacttaatctaagtgtatatgtgtataaaacttTCTCTTGAAAACTTGAATTCTGACCCTTACTTCCTACACtccacaagtatttatacttgtagagtgacctcTGCGCGATTGTGTAACAAAAATGTAATTAGTTGTTAAAGGAGAGTACAAGTTAAACGactataaatatttaataattaaaaaagaaggaagTAGTAAGTGATTGATGAAATTAAGGACTCGTATGATacgtgtgtttaaacaacaattttcaatttattttaaaatttatctaTGTGAAAAAAtaggtaaaaatatatataatattgtttaaaaattaaaatattatttaaaattaaaaaccatatGGCTTGATTGCCGAATTCTGACGACATGTTCTGTATCACATGAGACAAGTTCGTACTTGGCCGTAAACCTGAACCACTGACTCAGTTACAGGAGTGTGGAAATTTGAAAGTTGGCTTATAAAGCGGTCAATAGACTCAATACTCTTAACCAATCAAGGAATGCCCAGTGACTACTCTTTGACTATTGACTACTACTATTTACTATTTTCCAATGAAATTTCATTATCTTTgtagaaagaaaaatgatatacTTATTATATACCTAGATGGGTCAATTCAAATGGGTGTCTTGACAGCCCACCCATGGGCCATGGCTAAGGCAAAATACGTACTAGGTGTGCAGTCTTCATTCATTGCCGTCCAGACtccagagttttttttttttttttttttttttgaaaaaacaaatataacatggaaaaatgaaagttaatgtgatattttattttttctatgtttttctttttaagatttatagaaattttactacataaattcTCCGTCtcttttactaaaaattgaACTGAGGTTATCACATTTTGTTAGAATTgtatgattaaatgattaaatttattatactttaatagtttaaacttttaaaataattattaaattaacatGGTATTAGTGCATAAGATTCTGAGTTCAACCTTTATTTTCTCTACTTTACTTCTTATTTAAttcccaacccatttaatttgATATATACATTTTGATAGTAGTTAATTTAGTTTCTGTTATTTTTAACTTACAATTAATTTGCTCTTTACTATTAACGAAAATGAATCGCGATTTGAAAATAACATGAACTAAATTGACAATGACCACAAATATAAGAATCAAAATGGATTTTTCGCCTAATTGTAATGATTGTTACATTGATAAtataacaacttttttttttttttttagagtttcaccTTATGGCATTTGCTCCTGataataattctttattatcaaaccaagacaccaatcgataatataacaacaaatttttttttttttttttttgagaatcacaacaaaattatttagttgttttgaatttaaaatttgatatatcaatttcttaatttcttaggttatctatatatatctaaaaactgaagcataacatttattattgttacgCTCCAGTTGAGCCACATCAATATCCAcatcaatataatttttctttccaattttcctataattttttttagcatttactcatttttttaaatatttacactttctctatcccttacattttcatctccccactatcctctaccttaatatcactcttcatctttcctttcatctttcttttttttgtcttttcttattcACACATTCTTAcaataaatttgtcattctctcttccattctttacatacttctccctcacaaaaaaaaaaaaaaaaaaaaaggttttctctctctctctctctctctctctctccctctcttaaatttttggtgaatttttttatttttcttacataTCTGCTTTATGTTAATAATTGTTATGTTCTTTAGAATTTTATATTGAGctaatgcgatttagtttttttatttaagtttttttctctctttaatttttaattttattacatatgtTTTTCTTTGAATTCTTAGTTTGGGTTGCTTTGAATTCACCTACTTAGTTGttctatatatgttatttttgtacAACATGACATTTGTTCTATGAAATTCCTTTTAGACTTGATATGTTatcttttcatttgatttttttttctcttctcatgTGCAATGATTGACTTCTAACAAAAActattctatttatatatttagaaatctattttttcttaattccatccatttaaattttgtatgggACATGGATTCTATTGAgcaattaatatgaaaaataaaataaattctacaATAATTTGCTTTACAGGGATCGGCTCCTCTAATGTAACTAATGTTTCTAATCTTTTGAAAGTGTGCGGAGCATATTCCCTACTAATTAGGCCATCTAAatcatttgaattaaaaatCAACTGTAACATAAGGAACAAAGGGTCATAATGCATTCATATTCTCCTCATATCGTGATAAATCTGAGTAGTTGAATagtattgttatttaatttactACTACTACATATTTTTTCCTGAAAGCTACATACTATCGATCATAACACCAAATGGATATTTCAAAGTTCATTTACATGATTACTTTGCTGTATGGTGAGTTGAAACATTGTTAGATAATGATGTACGTTAGATTGTATATGTAGCCTCTTGACTTGCAAAGGGTAAGTACTAATATATGCTAAGTTTTTGTTATTGGTATTCTTTAGAGCTATAATGGTTGATAGGTCTAATGAGGCTTCATTAATTTATGCGACGCTTCAATTTCACCCAAATGGCAAGCAATAAAACAAAACGATTCATGTTCAACTTTCAGAtttattctattaaaaaaaaaatgcttagctTTTTGGTAACCACCAATTCGTTTTGTTAACTCAACATCATAAAGTAACTTTAATTTAGTTATATGGATAGGgtttatcatttttcatattgaaaaaaaaaaaaaaaatcaagctaacATCAATAGCACTACTACAATTGACCATTTAAATTCAGTCATATcctccatatcattaaattattaatattttctcttcttttttaaaaaaaattaaacatataatgttttaattaaatacaaattaataaaaatttccttataTAATCgcactcattttttttaacatttatactttcttcaacatttctcattcttttcacattttcatctccccacttcCGTCgaccttaatatcactcttcatctttccctttatcttcatttattttgtttcttcttattcttatcctcttattataaaattttcgttatcttttctattctatatttctatgcataattttccctcacaaaaaatgttatttctctctctcaattttttggtggatttttttatttttattgcatctctactttaggttattaattttttgtatttttaaaaactctACTTTGAATTgatgcaatttagttttgtgttttaagtttttttcttttttgttctctttgattgttaaatattatcttattgcattataaaaaatataatattattctattacataacataatttggataattttacCATATAAGAATTTTACATAAGTTTCACAGacaaaagtaaaacaacaacaataatatatatatatatatatttaaatatttatgagaTATCTCTAAAAGAATTATCAAGGTGTGCGactagttgtaataaaatttctaaCACATCCTTACTGTACACACTATCTAATAATACAGGGAAAACAAGAATGCCGTCCACTTGGCTAATTTATAATCATAGAGGGGAGAGCTAGTCATTTCACCAAACATGAAGAATAATTTGGATATGATGTTTCAAAATTCTACAAGAAATACTGCCAAATTAGTGCTAGATAATGCAAAATGACTTTCTTAAGCATGATTTTGCTTGTAAACGTGCCACACTCCAATAGTCCACACATGCTGCTATGATCTTACACATCTATCTTTTTGTTTGAGACTAAactaagaaaatttatttttaaagactAGTGCTGCAAATCATTACAGTAATTCGGCAAGATAAAAAAACATGAATTAAATGGTGAGactaaactaaagaaaaattatttttaaagacCAGTGCTGCAAATCATTACAGTAATTCGGCAAGATAAAAAACATGAATTAAATGGACTGGGGTTGTGTTACATGTACACGCTGGGTCTCATTAACGGGGTGCACTAAAGGCATTTGTTAATAgccaatttgaaaaaaaatttgatatcacTTCAATTggtaatataaaaaactgtcaaaaaaattaattgcttttttttttttttttgtaattttttttaaaaatatttcctaaaccaaTACATTTAAGACAtcccttcattttttattatttttttgatatataaagAGGAACACTCGAGTGTATGCAATCCCCCTGTCCCACATGCACTAGGTCCCACATGCACTAGGTTATATAATAGAGAGAAATCCTATAGAAGTAGTCCCAAAATGTTGACCAAAAATTTCGAACCTACGATCTCATGAGGTGTTAGGAAACTTGATTTGTTTGGATTTTCCGTTGGAGAAGCATAATTATTGAAACAAGCAGAAACTTTGGCTTTGTCTTATGCTTATCTAATAGTCAAAGGAGGCATTACCATTCCTAATAAAGAGAATTCAAAAAAGTGGAATGGTTTTTAATATGATGGTGGTTGTAGTGATCAAAATAGTTGGCCAGGCCAGGCCTATTTGAGgaattattataataaacaaGTCCTAACATGAAAGACATTTGGCACAGTTAGTGAAACTACAACTCTGCCCTATTTAATATTAGAGGTCCATGTCCTAGGTTTCTAAATCAGTTTGGTTAGTTGTctattttgaaaggaaattgcAACTACGTCTCTAGGGAGTTTAGTGTGATTCAACATCAACAATAACGGAtttaattatcaacaaaaaattggagaatctcataataatatatttttctaaaaactctATGCTGTGAGCCTGTGATTTTGCTAGTCAAATTTAGTAAACTAGTAATTTTAAAGGCAAAAATTGAATGTACCAATCCTAATCCACAAGCCACAATAGGTATGGAAAATTATGAACATATTGCAATCTTACATTAGCAGATGATAAgtgacaaattgattgaaattttttcaagaaCAGTTAAGTGAACTATGCACTGGAAGTATTTTTCCATTTATGAACCAATCCAGATGTTTGTTTTTATAGGATATATTGAGCAAGTGCACTGATAACACCTATTACTATACCCCAGCACCAGCACCAGCACCAGCCAAATCAATCTAGCTGTGTTCTCATTGCTTTAGATTCCATTTATTTAACTATTGGATGGAGAAATCCTAGCCTATCACACTGTAGATAAGCCTACTCAGCATAAGAGATATACACAGCCAATCAATTGACTATTGATTAATACATAGTTGAACAAACACTACCTAAAATACTAAACTATTCTTTTGctccaaaatgaaaaatatatgaatgtgCCTACAAATTCTTGTTCTCATTGTAGTTCAATACGAATATAATAATTCTGCAACCTTAAATAATTGACTAagatattatttaaattcaacagAATAACATGGTTCCATCATGatggtttttggtttaattAATCACCAAGTTGAGACCTCCCAATCTTTCATTCCCTGCTCACATGGCAGAGCTTCATTACCTATTCAGTATAGGTCACtgaaaaacatgaaattatAGGAGCTTTTCTCAATTGTGAGGCAGGAAATTAGCCTACTTTGACCATCTAAAGTTACAGTCACTGTACCCTTATTGAAAGTGCCCTGGAAGTAGATCTAGGTAGAATGATTTTTAACCGTCATAACAGTTGgctctacttaaaaaaaaaaagaattggctCTACTTTACACCTAGGAGGTAGAAATCATTGGTGCTTTACTACTTTTCTCAATCACTATTTATAGCAAGCCATGTAAAATAGATGATGTTCCCCATGACAGGACAAGGTTGAGATCCAAGTATAGTGTCTTAATTTGCAGTAGTAAAGTGTAAGCTTAAGTATTTGCATTGTATATACCCAGTTCATGCACAGCAATTGCACACATGGTCAGAATTCTTAAGTTACACACTTCATGGGAAATAATTCTGAACAGTACATGTACCGTTTTTGAAGCAATTGGTGCCTCACAATTTCCAAAACAGCTTTACATACTAAACAAATACCATGGATATTTAGAAGCCATTTCCGggaaataaaccaaaaaatcaaattccaGAACTTTAAAGAGAGAATACAAAGTtgaacataagaaaaaaaaaattgagaagaaaatgcTAAATCCAGATAAACTTAGTTACAAACCTGTTTGTAGGGAATTTCCCTTCCTAAATCAGCTAAGTGTTCGATGAAATTCTAacgaaacaaacaaagataCCGTAGAATACACCAAACCGGAAACacccatatataaatataaagtcATCTTACATACATCACACAAACCTAATCAGTTATTAGCAGCAGGTTATCATTGTAGTGAATCTATGTTCTTACTCAACTCTTCCAGCTTCTTCAACCTCAACCTCTCACTTTCACTCACCAGCTGCTCAAACAATCATTACCAAAAAGATTATTCATTAGGCTGCAAATTTAGGTTAATGATTCATATGCATTCATTATTAAGTACTAAAAGTTATGATACCAACCTCCATTAATTTGGTTATAAGCTGTACTTTTTCCTTGTTCTTATCATTGAAAGCCTCTAGTGCGTCTTTGTATTCTTTCTCCTGTGACAAATTACAAACCCAAATTCAGTAATTCAGATAAGATTCATTCTACAACCAAAGGAACAAGGAACATGTTAGCTTTATGTGTAATACGCCCAGGAAAACTTATATTGCAACAAAAATGGGTATTGGTAATGGTAAAGCTTCACCTTCTTCTGGCAGGTATGTCCTAGTGGCTTTAATTCTTTGTTCACTGCATCGATCTTCTTCCGGACCAGAGCAACTTCCTTTCTCATGGGATCAGCaagcccttcaagctcctaGTGAttccataattttatttaaaatcagagaaataaaaatgaaaacaattaaTGTACACAATCAAGTTTACCTACCCAACAAGACCTTAAGGTCTCACAAATACATGTAGATTCCCATTTTAATATTACCACTAAAACCCCTATCAATTATTCTGGATATATGGCTTTTGGATAGCTTGAATCATTCATGAGGGTTACTTCAAAAACTGTCGGTGAGTCACCTTTAAACTATCAACAAATTCTGTAATTGATATTTTTGTGATAATTATATGAAAGATGACAAAACCCCCTGTAAAatttgaggggaaaaaaagtgtACTTTT
The sequence above is drawn from the Quercus robur chromosome 7, dhQueRobu3.1, whole genome shotgun sequence genome and encodes:
- the LOC126692067 gene encoding protein MLP2-like — translated: MQTGEHPQLQQQLMVQNSSGSLSFNSNLSKEDEEMSRSALSNFRAKEEEIERKKMEVREKVQAQLGRVEEETKRLATIREELEGLADPMRKEVALVRKKIDAVNKELKPLGHTCQKKEKEYKDALEAFNDKNKEKVQLITKLMELVSESERLRLKKLEELSKNIDSLQ